A single window of Gammaproteobacteria bacterium DNA harbors:
- a CDS encoding RES family NAD+ phosphorylase: MIDIDTLPGSETNEPVYRVILSRYPQIHLFERVSNPQDWDVLYAVESLTNPRLRDEVGDIRLVPPEDRVYGDGASWIMAAFTHPPVDGRGGRFNRDFGIYYCAADETVAIAESSFHRARFLRESRIDKTTQEMRVIRAQLGPTTLHDVRHLVGNAIYDPDDYGEAQTLGYTLRAANSFGIHYQSVRAKGECYGVMRPKALTDAIHWRYLRYHYEQGSVVNVESLDGSGRR; this comes from the coding sequence GTGATCGATATCGATACGCTACCGGGTAGCGAGACAAATGAACCGGTTTATCGGGTCATTCTGTCACGCTATCCGCAGATCCACCTGTTCGAGCGGGTCTCCAATCCACAGGATTGGGACGTGCTCTATGCCGTGGAGTCTCTGACCAACCCCAGGTTACGTGATGAGGTGGGTGATATTCGTCTGGTGCCACCGGAAGATCGGGTGTATGGCGATGGCGCGTCCTGGATAATGGCTGCCTTCACTCACCCGCCGGTGGATGGACGAGGTGGCCGCTTCAATCGGGATTTCGGTATCTATTATTGCGCCGCGGATGAGACGGTCGCCATCGCCGAATCATCCTTCCATCGGGCACGATTCTTACGTGAATCAAGAATCGACAAGACCACCCAGGAGATGCGCGTTATCCGCGCGCAGCTGGGGCCGACAACCCTTCACGATGTACGGCACCTGGTCGGAAACGCTATCTACGATCCCGACGATTACGGCGAAGCACAGACACTTGGCTATACGCTTCGGGCTGCCAATAGCTTCGGCATTCACTACCAAAGCGTGAGAGCGAAAGGGGAGTGCTACGGGGTGATGCGGCCCAAGGCGCTCACCGATGCCATCCACTGGCGCTATCTGCGTTACCACTATGAACAGGGGTCAGTTGTGAATGTTGAATCCCTAGACGGCAGTGGCAGGAGGTGA
- a CDS encoding RAQPRD family integrative conjugative element protein, which yields MKRQFWPSTFLILGLCVAPAAFADADAEREALAKIIHELNALETLINRAEVNADRDSRIRFRYDWLRQDLKQIKDGIQSHIDSPRAQPRSFPPLRGDYRR from the coding sequence ATGAAACGCCAATTCTGGCCATCTACCTTTCTGATTCTAGGCTTGTGCGTCGCGCCGGCGGCGTTCGCTGATGCAGACGCCGAGCGTGAGGCGCTGGCGAAAATCATCCATGAGCTCAATGCCCTCGAGACGCTAATCAATCGCGCTGAGGTCAATGCTGATCGGGATTCCCGTATCCGATTTCGTTATGACTGGCTGCGTCAGGATCTGAAGCAGATCAAGGACGGCATCCAGTCACACATCGATTCTCCCCGCGCGCAGCCTCGCTCATTTCCGCCGTTGCGCGGCGATTACCGTCGATAG
- a CDS encoding TIGR03747 family integrating conjugative element membrane protein, which produces MAEPTDPRRPVTRPGTFSRFLTGLAQCLKWLFLSLIFSVLIELIGMVFWWEEQGLDHSRQMLVNELQFLGADFHRSWLTAHPMQFASDLSDRFYHIAFEWTGIVDLIQWITPAPGLEESGVRPVLHRFYRPVADYVLAGMQITQVFAVRLAILTLATPVFGLFTLVALVDGLVRRDLRRWGGGRESSFVYHYAKKAAIPLIIMAWVLYLALPFSLHPSWIILPFALAFAFAVTITASTFKKYL; this is translated from the coding sequence ATGGCGGAACCGACTGATCCCCGCCGGCCCGTCACACGCCCCGGCACATTCTCCCGCTTTTTGACAGGGCTAGCCCAGTGCCTTAAATGGCTGTTTCTCTCCCTGATATTTTCCGTTCTGATTGAATTGATCGGTATGGTGTTCTGGTGGGAGGAGCAGGGGCTGGATCACAGCCGACAGATGCTGGTGAACGAGTTGCAGTTCCTCGGCGCAGACTTTCACCGCAGCTGGTTAACGGCTCATCCCATGCAATTCGCCAGTGATTTGTCGGACCGGTTTTACCATATCGCCTTTGAGTGGACCGGTATTGTCGATCTTATCCAGTGGATTACGCCGGCCCCGGGCCTTGAAGAGTCCGGCGTGCGCCCGGTGCTGCACCGGTTTTACCGGCCGGTTGCTGACTATGTCCTGGCCGGTATGCAAATCACGCAGGTTTTTGCGGTACGTCTCGCCATCCTGACGCTGGCGACGCCGGTATTTGGACTGTTCACCCTGGTGGCACTGGTTGATGGTCTGGTGCGGCGGGACCTGCGGCGTTGGGGCGGCGGCAGGGAAAGCTCTTTCGTCTATCACTACGCCAAGAAAGCCGCCATACCGCTGATCATCATGGCCTGGGTGCTGTACCTGGCGCTACCGTTCAGTTTGCACCCGTCCTGGATCATCTTGCCGTTCGCTCTGGCCTTTGCCTTTGCTGTGACCATCACGGCCAGTACCTTCAAAAAGTATCTCTGA
- a CDS encoding ATP-binding protein: MPQSPELAGGEGFTFEGDAAAFYLTALLTEAYAPGIDDRTVVRVSVQQRDFGEPLDDVIVDFEDSSKNPARLSLQVKRSLTISSAKTNKDFREIIRDSWATLNKSDFRLNVDRYGAAVGTVTPAKERALKTVCDWARESLTAGHFHARFATGGCASADITMVKDDVVTLLEASKGAPCTSEEEYQFLAHLVLIQFDFLREGATDPSDAINRIQGCLAPEDAAKAPLVWSRTVQLARSSAGKSGRFDRIRLVRLISPVARLRGATSLRYDLDKLTELANSYANLIPDDIGGTRLDRISLLESMDAKLTTARAVQVRGLPGSGKSVLVRRAVQRALEHGPILFLKAEQLEGTSWISYATSQGLSGAHLEQLLVEIGAAGTPVLFIDAIDRIDKEHQPIIVDVIHAILESPLLDNWRVVVSLRDTGIEMLRNWLGEFLDALKVETLSVGQLSDDEAESLVKAKPHLRSLLFGSAQVQEIVRRPFFAKVLNQSYMADPSASTFVPQSEVDLIENWWRRGGYNETGQNALERQRGLLDLASVRARQLSQPIALGQLTSVAHIDDLRSDGILQNAREGVSVSFAHDIFFEWAFFHVLADRGLHWMEIIKACGEPPAVARVVELTSQWEYTQGTNWPAYLAQTENSELRSQWLRAWLVGPLGTARFEVDEDQFATAVFANDFRLFRKTLVWFQAEKTTPNENILTGGLPREQRQRFADLLGWPSDFSAWRRLINFILRRIADIPQRLYPEIVSIFEVWQNALADLRNPTSHALLQQCAVWLAAIDAISAADRPDENSAYWAEVPELGALRKSLGQLLLRSSRAEPSLAADYLRRVTSSERIRDDAFHDIIAYSPILAPSLPQSVVELSLAFLLGELPDEQVAREKQELHDTSEWRKAVLAKPEAERTRKEKMALSGGLYLRTVGDFSYHDWERLSIHDDHRSFWPPSPLREPFHSLFQSSPDHALRLLRELCNHSMTAWRQLHHHSRDRGGTPIPLELTFPWGTQIFWGTDREYLWFRSTWAPKSIGSAFMALEEWCLTQLEHSRTVDELIKQIVEGNECIAILGMASMLALHTERVSETTLPLFTSQRLLAADHNRMVQDLSSASNLIGFTSSADKPHIEAIQTANARTARKTQLSWMVPRFVFATEPLRDRAREAILNFKNDLPFQYEEHRDILEAREHLTKQALEYAELAEPKNYQAYRTEEGSDQVAIVHVSPSAAQPENIARAEEATKYLGLTGLWTWASKSFDEKTLNDTYTIEDAIVLSKEADTSDLFENPNSEYEEEQIGMRRGAVAATAAIALNFREGCIHEDLEWARDVLERAIRLPEKFDLMWSPGSVVPWHQGIYAARGLAADLREDTAARSTANDLLTLIAHPLEIVALTAFEEACKLWPKDSKLTWAALILAFSLCRVPSRPRDQPRQHSEALHTSTEAQAAVNAALAFYEHGSEWAPLPLPPPAWMKVEPGKGRRGHQRYEDYDVDDATDAAEVWGEPDIFWHSKQAAEVLQRIPFDEVLNSSAKSVLLDFLASVLDWTNQKNAPPWVKPGRRDRSATQIFEWTHTLGSRLGHVAGLIPLADFQSRFLDPILDLEGDNCWALLSPFTSTYVCAYVYDAPVVPVDTVAILDLCLGRLLQDPTFKRDTYRSGEFSGFDQPELIRTLMFVSVERADLAARYVNGDWSEINRILPLIDRFIRAGGWAASVVDPFLTLCERARASYPAEAFAEQVLAIIGDGPDSLKGWHGTFIPARIAELVQHFAHRDAPMTLTVAQKFLRILDMLVDMGDRRSAALQLGEAFREIRVPA; the protein is encoded by the coding sequence ATGCCACAATCACCTGAACTCGCCGGCGGCGAAGGTTTCACCTTTGAGGGCGATGCGGCTGCATTCTATCTCACCGCGCTGCTAACCGAGGCTTATGCACCCGGCATCGATGATCGAACCGTTGTTCGAGTTTCGGTCCAGCAACGCGATTTCGGTGAACCACTGGATGATGTGATCGTCGATTTTGAAGATTCCTCAAAGAACCCCGCCCGACTTAGCCTCCAGGTAAAGCGCTCGCTCACGATCAGCAGTGCAAAAACGAACAAAGACTTTCGCGAAATCATCCGCGACAGTTGGGCAACTCTCAACAAGTCAGACTTCCGCTTAAACGTCGACCGCTACGGGGCCGCAGTTGGTACGGTCACCCCTGCCAAAGAACGAGCATTAAAGACCGTTTGCGATTGGGCCCGCGAAAGCCTGACGGCTGGCCATTTCCACGCTCGCTTTGCGACGGGCGGCTGCGCCAGCGCTGACATCACAATGGTTAAGGACGACGTCGTTACTCTACTGGAAGCATCGAAGGGGGCACCATGCACGAGTGAAGAAGAGTATCAGTTCCTTGCTCACCTCGTGCTCATACAATTCGACTTCCTCCGCGAAGGCGCCACTGATCCCTCTGATGCCATTAATCGTATTCAGGGTTGCCTCGCGCCCGAAGACGCAGCCAAGGCGCCGCTTGTCTGGTCTAGAACAGTTCAGCTGGCCCGTTCATCAGCTGGCAAATCAGGTCGGTTTGATCGCATACGTCTTGTTCGCTTGATCTCACCTGTCGCACGACTCCGCGGCGCGACCTCACTACGCTACGACCTCGATAAGTTAACGGAGCTAGCGAATAGCTACGCGAACCTCATTCCGGACGATATTGGGGGAACAAGACTCGACCGTATCTCGCTCCTTGAGAGCATGGACGCAAAACTCACCACCGCCCGTGCCGTCCAGGTCCGCGGACTTCCGGGAAGTGGCAAATCGGTCCTGGTGAGGCGAGCGGTGCAGCGTGCGCTAGAACACGGGCCGATTCTCTTCCTCAAAGCCGAACAGCTCGAAGGGACCAGCTGGATCAGCTATGCGACCTCGCAGGGTTTATCGGGTGCTCACCTAGAGCAACTTCTCGTAGAGATCGGGGCTGCCGGTACTCCCGTACTCTTTATCGATGCGATCGACCGCATCGACAAAGAACACCAGCCCATTATCGTCGATGTGATCCATGCCATTTTGGAATCACCACTACTTGATAACTGGCGCGTCGTCGTTTCCCTTCGCGATACCGGCATTGAGATGCTTCGCAATTGGTTGGGCGAATTCCTCGATGCCCTGAAGGTAGAAACGCTAAGCGTTGGTCAGTTGAGTGACGATGAGGCCGAGTCGCTTGTAAAAGCCAAGCCACACCTGAGATCGCTTCTGTTCGGATCCGCTCAAGTGCAAGAAATAGTCCGACGGCCTTTTTTCGCGAAAGTGCTGAACCAGAGCTACATGGCCGACCCCAGCGCTTCGACATTCGTCCCCCAATCTGAAGTCGATTTGATTGAGAATTGGTGGCGGCGGGGCGGCTACAATGAAACGGGTCAAAACGCACTTGAACGCCAGCGCGGACTACTCGACTTGGCAAGTGTTCGTGCCCGCCAGCTTAGCCAACCGATTGCCCTTGGCCAGTTAACTTCAGTCGCACACATCGATGACCTAAGATCAGACGGCATACTCCAAAATGCCCGTGAAGGGGTTTCCGTCAGCTTCGCCCACGATATCTTTTTCGAATGGGCCTTCTTTCATGTCCTAGCCGATCGCGGACTACACTGGATGGAGATTATCAAGGCCTGCGGCGAGCCACCGGCAGTCGCGCGCGTCGTCGAACTCACCTCTCAATGGGAGTATACGCAGGGAACAAACTGGCCGGCGTACCTTGCCCAAACGGAGAATTCGGAACTTAGATCGCAATGGCTGCGAGCGTGGCTGGTTGGTCCCCTCGGAACTGCGAGATTCGAAGTTGATGAAGACCAATTCGCGACGGCTGTCTTTGCCAACGACTTCAGACTTTTCAGGAAGACGCTTGTCTGGTTTCAGGCTGAGAAGACCACCCCGAATGAGAATATCCTTACCGGCGGTCTCCCACGGGAACAACGCCAACGGTTCGCTGATCTTCTCGGATGGCCGTCCGACTTCTCCGCGTGGCGTCGCCTCATCAATTTTATACTGCGGCGCATTGCAGACATTCCGCAGCGGCTTTATCCAGAGATCGTCTCCATTTTCGAGGTCTGGCAGAATGCCTTGGCCGACCTTCGCAATCCGACGTCTCATGCACTTCTGCAACAATGCGCTGTCTGGCTCGCCGCCATAGACGCGATCAGTGCCGCCGATAGACCTGATGAGAACTCTGCTTATTGGGCGGAGGTTCCCGAATTGGGTGCTCTCAGAAAATCGTTGGGCCAGCTCCTCTTAAGATCATCGAGAGCCGAGCCGTCTCTTGCAGCCGACTATTTGCGACGGGTCACCAGCTCGGAGCGCATCCGAGACGATGCATTCCATGACATCATCGCCTACTCACCCATCCTTGCCCCATCGCTGCCCCAGTCAGTGGTCGAGCTTTCACTAGCGTTCCTGCTAGGGGAGCTTCCGGATGAGCAAGTTGCCCGAGAAAAACAGGAACTTCATGACACGTCTGAGTGGCGCAAAGCAGTTTTAGCAAAGCCGGAAGCCGAACGGACGCGTAAAGAAAAAATGGCGCTTTCGGGCGGACTATATCTGCGAACCGTCGGCGATTTCAGCTACCACGACTGGGAAAGGCTTTCGATCCACGACGACCACCGAAGCTTCTGGCCCCCTTCGCCACTTCGAGAGCCATTTCATTCGCTTTTCCAATCATCTCCCGACCATGCACTGCGGCTCCTTCGAGAACTCTGCAATCATTCGATGACCGCATGGCGACAGCTGCATCATCACTCGCGCGACCGTGGAGGTACCCCTATACCGCTCGAACTCACCTTTCCCTGGGGTACCCAAATTTTCTGGGGTACCGATCGAGAGTATCTTTGGTTTCGGTCGACGTGGGCACCTAAATCTATCGGCAGCGCATTCATGGCGCTCGAGGAGTGGTGCCTCACCCAGCTTGAGCACAGCCGGACTGTTGACGAGCTGATCAAGCAAATCGTAGAGGGGAACGAGTGCATCGCCATCCTAGGCATGGCATCAATGCTCGCGCTGCACACCGAGCGGGTGTCTGAAACAACATTGCCTCTGTTCACCTCGCAGCGCCTGTTGGCCGCGGACCATAATCGAATGGTGCAAGACCTTTCGTCAGCGTCGAACCTGATCGGTTTCACGAGTAGTGCTGACAAACCCCACATTGAAGCAATCCAGACGGCAAATGCTAGGACTGCCCGTAAGACACAGCTTAGTTGGATGGTACCCAGGTTTGTCTTTGCGACGGAGCCCCTCCGCGATCGAGCACGCGAAGCGATCCTCAATTTCAAGAACGATCTCCCCTTCCAGTACGAAGAACACCGCGACATTCTGGAGGCGCGGGAACACCTCACAAAGCAGGCACTCGAATATGCCGAGTTGGCAGAGCCGAAAAACTATCAGGCCTACCGCACCGAAGAGGGTTCGGACCAAGTAGCGATTGTCCACGTCAGCCCATCTGCCGCTCAGCCTGAAAATATCGCCAGGGCCGAAGAGGCTACTAAGTACCTGGGGCTTACCGGCCTTTGGACGTGGGCATCCAAATCATTCGACGAGAAGACACTGAACGACACCTATACGATCGAGGATGCCATCGTATTGTCCAAGGAAGCGGACACTAGCGACTTATTCGAAAACCCGAACAGCGAGTATGAAGAGGAACAGATCGGAATGCGGCGGGGTGCAGTCGCCGCCACAGCGGCCATAGCGCTTAACTTCCGAGAAGGGTGTATACACGAAGACCTTGAGTGGGCTCGTGATGTCCTAGAACGCGCGATCCGTCTGCCAGAAAAGTTCGATCTGATGTGGTCCCCCGGATCTGTCGTCCCGTGGCACCAGGGAATCTATGCGGCCCGAGGCCTCGCAGCGGATCTCCGGGAAGATACAGCGGCTCGCAGTACGGCTAATGACCTCCTCACGCTGATCGCGCATCCACTTGAAATTGTTGCGTTGACCGCTTTCGAAGAGGCCTGCAAGCTCTGGCCTAAGGACTCCAAGTTGACTTGGGCCGCGCTGATCTTGGCGTTTTCACTCTGCCGCGTTCCCTCGCGGCCGCGTGATCAGCCCCGTCAGCACAGTGAAGCACTCCATACATCAACTGAAGCACAAGCCGCTGTCAACGCGGCGCTTGCGTTCTATGAACATGGAAGCGAATGGGCGCCTCTCCCGTTACCGCCTCCAGCCTGGATGAAGGTCGAACCCGGGAAGGGCCGGCGTGGGCATCAAAGATACGAAGACTACGACGTGGATGATGCAACCGACGCTGCTGAGGTATGGGGTGAACCGGATATCTTCTGGCACTCAAAGCAGGCTGCAGAAGTCCTTCAGCGCATCCCTTTCGACGAGGTTCTTAACAGCAGCGCAAAGAGCGTGCTTCTCGACTTCCTTGCCAGTGTTCTCGACTGGACCAATCAGAAGAATGCGCCACCGTGGGTAAAGCCCGGACGCCGTGATCGGTCAGCGACACAAATCTTTGAGTGGACGCATACGCTCGGATCAAGGCTGGGGCACGTGGCTGGCCTTATCCCGCTTGCCGACTTTCAGTCCCGCTTCCTTGACCCGATTTTAGACCTCGAAGGCGACAATTGCTGGGCTCTCCTCTCGCCATTCACGAGCACCTATGTCTGCGCTTACGTGTACGATGCTCCGGTCGTTCCAGTCGACACAGTTGCGATACTCGATCTCTGTCTCGGACGGCTCCTCCAGGACCCTACCTTCAAGCGCGACACCTACCGGAGCGGAGAATTTTCAGGCTTCGATCAACCCGAGCTTATTCGCACGTTGATGTTCGTCTCAGTCGAACGCGCGGATTTGGCCGCTCGCTACGTGAATGGCGACTGGTCCGAAATCAACCGCATACTGCCCTTGATTGATCGTTTCATTCGCGCTGGCGGATGGGCTGCTTCAGTGGTGGACCCGTTCTTGACGCTATGTGAACGAGCTAGAGCCAGCTACCCGGCCGAAGCTTTCGCAGAACAAGTGCTCGCAATTATCGGCGACGGTCCCGACAGCCTTAAAGGCTGGCATGGAACATTCATCCCAGCACGTATTGCAGAGCTGGTGCAACACTTTGCTCATCGCGACGCGCCGATGACGCTGACGGTGGCACAGAAGTTCCTGCGAATCCTCGACATGCTAGTCGACATGGGAGATCGGCGGAGTGCGGCGCTTCAGCTTGGCGAGGCGTTCCGTGAGATTCGTGTGCCCGCTTAG
- a CDS encoding 3'-5' exonuclease has protein sequence MYKELLWIFTQLPDDYIVLDTETTGLPDENGLPDIVTLGITVVSNREIAESVEFKTRPQKRISEEAQSIHGITNKQAAGFESFDSQWQQIAEYLKDQLIVIHNASFDWPILLDHVARYGLTMPPLQGVFCSQKAAIPWAQATDLPCSYRGPSLDTLTKALGVEDLRVKEDGLHGAKIDSRQLAQIVEVMSQIENME, from the coding sequence ATGTATAAAGAGCTGCTGTGGATCTTCACCCAACTACCGGACGATTACATCGTCCTAGATACCGAAACCACCGGCCTACCTGACGAAAACGGACTGCCGGACATCGTGACTCTTGGCATCACCGTGGTGAGCAATCGAGAGATTGCGGAATCCGTCGAGTTCAAGACAAGACCACAAAAACGCATTTCAGAAGAAGCGCAGTCGATACACGGCATTACCAACAAACAGGCTGCCGGATTTGAATCCTTCGATTCACAGTGGCAGCAGATTGCTGAATACCTGAAGGATCAGCTCATAGTCATTCACAATGCCAGTTTTGACTGGCCGATCCTGTTGGATCACGTGGCCAGGTATGGTTTAACAATGCCACCATTACAAGGTGTATTTTGCAGCCAGAAAGCAGCTATTCCTTGGGCACAGGCGACCGATTTGCCGTGCAGTTACAGAGGTCCATCGTTAGACACATTAACAAAAGCACTTGGAGTCGAAGATCTCAGGGTCAAAGAAGATGGGTTACATGGGGCGAAGATTGATAGCCGGCAGTTGGCTCAGATTGTAGAGGTGATGAGTCAAATTGAAAATATGGAATAG
- a CDS encoding DUF2384 domain-containing protein gives MIAQAEQLLQRGSSVTSSLLPAIFAIFSQWRLTGAQQMTLLGLSNEKTLYNWKSQPEKAKLTRDLLERASYILGIYKSLQILLPDQALADQWLATPNDNPLFNGTAPLDRLLAGQVVDLAVVRNFLDAERGGW, from the coding sequence ATGATCGCTCAAGCCGAACAACTGCTGCAACGTGGTTCCAGTGTCACCAGTTCACTGCTGCCGGCGATTTTCGCTATTTTCAGCCAGTGGCGCCTGACCGGCGCCCAGCAGATGACCCTGTTGGGGCTCAGCAACGAGAAGACGCTCTATAACTGGAAGAGCCAGCCGGAAAAGGCCAAGTTAACCAGGGACCTGCTGGAACGGGCCAGCTATATCCTGGGGATCTACAAATCCCTGCAAATCCTGTTGCCCGATCAGGCGCTTGCCGATCAGTGGCTGGCTACCCCCAACGACAACCCGTTGTTCAACGGCACGGCCCCGCTGGACCGGTTGCTGGCCGGACAGGTGGTCGATCTGGCCGTGGTCAGGAATTTCCTTGATGCGGAGCGGGGTGGCTGGTGA
- the traD gene encoding type IV conjugative transfer system coupling protein TraD, whose translation MSTHPMEALLRPPVELWSTCTALAAGTMAWLAPWALMMPSGIATATSLTFFGFGMWRGRQAWRVLRYQHNMKRLPKYQVRANQIPVSHHKLFLGKGFRWTQQHTQRLRDTLKPEVQRYVQPGTYYQWARQKEVAWESIPILSLLAKALRSRSRWNPLAPLPAVGGKPALHAVDPHEQPVWMDLGERVGHTLVLGTTRVGKTRLAELLITQDIRRGDVVIVFDPKGDADLLRRIYAEAKRAGRLDDFYLFHLGFPELSARYNAIGNFSRITEVATRIANQLPNEGNSAAFKEFAWRFVNIIARSLVALKRRPDYQQIRRYINDIEPLFVEYAGHCADIAGIDAWASLVEERAADIKERNLSNALRGRSMEAIACMRLLQERAIYDPVLDGLISAFKYDKTYFDKIVSSVGPLMEKLTTGTIAALISPDYQDEHDARPIFEWMDVVRRKGIVYVGLDALTDTTVASAVGNSMFADLVSVAGHIYKHGVATNGADASESERQRHSIPTISLHADEFNELIGDEFVPLLNKAGGAGFQVTAYTQTWSDVEARIGSRAKAGQVAGNFNTMLMLRVKELDTAAMLTEQLPRVEVFTLMSVSGVDDSSDPGSGVDFKSRNEDRISVSEVPMLTAADMVTLPKGQAFALLEGGQLWKIRIPLPDNREDTAMPGDFEEMADAMRRSYITNDHWYRVTDHWWHAVSEATVESVDPDVQT comes from the coding sequence ATGAGCACGCATCCAATGGAAGCGCTGCTGCGGCCTCCCGTGGAATTGTGGTCCACCTGTACGGCGTTAGCGGCTGGCACGATGGCCTGGCTCGCCCCTTGGGCCTTGATGATGCCATCGGGTATTGCAACTGCTACAAGCCTGACCTTTTTCGGTTTTGGCATGTGGCGTGGGCGCCAGGCATGGCGTGTGCTGCGTTACCAGCACAACATGAAGCGACTGCCGAAATATCAAGTGCGGGCCAACCAGATCCCCGTCAGTCATCATAAGCTGTTTTTGGGCAAAGGCTTTCGCTGGACCCAGCAACACACCCAACGTCTTCGCGATACCCTGAAGCCCGAGGTTCAACGTTACGTTCAGCCAGGCACGTACTACCAGTGGGCACGGCAAAAGGAGGTAGCCTGGGAATCGATTCCAATCCTGTCTTTACTGGCCAAAGCCCTGCGCAGTCGATCCCGTTGGAACCCGCTGGCACCATTACCTGCCGTCGGCGGCAAGCCCGCACTGCACGCGGTTGATCCTCATGAACAGCCCGTGTGGATGGATCTGGGCGAACGGGTTGGACACACGCTGGTGTTGGGTACCACGCGCGTCGGTAAGACACGCCTGGCGGAACTGCTGATTACCCAGGACATCCGTCGGGGTGATGTCGTCATTGTCTTCGATCCGAAAGGGGATGCCGATCTGTTGCGTCGCATCTACGCCGAGGCAAAGCGGGCCGGTCGTCTGGACGATTTTTATCTGTTTCATCTCGGTTTCCCCGAATTGTCGGCACGCTACAACGCCATCGGTAATTTCTCCCGCATCACCGAGGTTGCGACCCGTATCGCCAATCAGTTGCCCAATGAGGGCAACTCCGCTGCCTTCAAAGAGTTCGCCTGGCGTTTCGTCAACATCATTGCGCGATCGCTGGTGGCCCTGAAGCGCCGACCGGACTACCAACAGATCCGCCGTTACATCAACGACATTGAACCCTTGTTTGTGGAATATGCCGGCCATTGTGCCGACATTGCTGGCATCGATGCCTGGGCGTCCCTGGTTGAAGAACGCGCAGCGGATATCAAAGAGCGCAACCTGTCCAATGCACTGCGTGGCCGGTCGATGGAAGCCATAGCGTGTATGCGGTTGCTGCAGGAGAGAGCCATTTATGACCCCGTCCTGGATGGACTTATTTCCGCATTCAAATACGACAAAACCTATTTCGACAAGATTGTGAGTTCCGTTGGCCCACTGATGGAAAAACTGACCACCGGCACCATCGCCGCTCTGATATCGCCTGATTACCAGGATGAACACGATGCCAGGCCGATCTTTGAATGGATGGATGTGGTGCGCCGCAAGGGCATCGTTTATGTGGGACTGGATGCTCTCACCGATACGACGGTGGCCAGCGCGGTCGGGAATTCCATGTTTGCAGATTTGGTGTCTGTGGCGGGGCATATCTACAAGCACGGCGTCGCGACTAATGGCGCTGATGCGTCAGAATCAGAACGCCAGCGGCATTCCATCCCCACAATCTCCCTGCATGCGGATGAGTTCAACGAGTTGATCGGTGATGAGTTCGTGCCGCTGTTGAACAAGGCGGGAGGGGCAGGCTTTCAGGTCACGGCCTACACCCAGACCTGGTCGGACGTGGAAGCGCGTATCGGCAGTCGGGCCAAAGCGGGTCAGGTGGCCGGCAACTTCAACACAATGCTGATGCTACGAGTAAAGGAGCTGGATACCGCTGCGATGCTGACCGAGCAGTTGCCGCGGGTTGAAGTCTTCACCCTGATGAGTGTCTCCGGCGTCGATGATTCATCGGATCCCGGTTCCGGGGTCGACTTCAAATCCCGCAACGAAGACCGGATCAGTGTTTCGGAAGTGCCGATGCTGACCGCTGCCGATATGGTCACGCTGCCCAAAGGGCAGGCCTTCGCGCTGTTGGAAGGTGGCCAGCTCTGGAAAATCCGTATCCCGTTGCCGGATAACCGTGAGGATACGGCCATGCCAGGCGATTTTGAGGAGATGGCCGATGCCATGCGTCGCAGCTACATCACCAACGATCACTGGTATCGAGTCACTGACCACTGGTGGCACGCCGTCTCCGAGGCGACGGTCGAATCTGTAGATCCCGATGTGCAAACCTAA
- a CDS encoding TIGR03758 family integrating conjugative element protein → MTAAQQTAFQAGSGITPATMLTAIASMILVLAFVWVIWVALGVFRAWQEGQATVFDLTWSTLRASIVLMVLGFYLR, encoded by the coding sequence GTGACCGCCGCGCAACAAACTGCATTCCAGGCCGGTTCCGGTATTACGCCAGCCACCATGCTGACGGCTATCGCGTCGATGATTCTGGTGTTGGCGTTTGTCTGGGTTATCTGGGTGGCGTTAGGAGTTTTTCGGGCCTGGCAGGAAGGGCAGGCCACGGTCTTCGATCTGACCTGGAGCACTCTGCGAGCAAGCATTGTTTTGATGGTTTTGGGTTTCTATTTGCGGTGA